The following are from one region of the Streptomyces changanensis genome:
- a CDS encoding type I polyketide synthase gives MVTYDSPGSHGNGSGQPVAIIGMACRFPGAQDPEGFWRNLVGGVESLTRRAPEPVPGDRADGTSEWYTPARGLLDDPEWFDARHFNYAPREARLISPQHRLFLECAEEALERAGQDPSRSRHVFGVFGGGTDIGYAQTLRERRQDLPSVTDWEILLGSAPDYLVSRVAYKLGFTGPAVTVQTACSTSLVALHTAVRSLLAGECDVALSGGAAVHVPAKESQFTPGGIISARGECRAFDAEADGTVGGDGVGVVVLKRLADARADGDPVLAVVRGTAVNNDGADRVGYTAPSVAGQAAVIRAAQLAAGVDAAGIGYVEAHGTATPLGDPIELTALTEAFRQDTDRTGYCWIGSVKTNIGHTDAAAGAAGLIKTVLALQHGQVPPSLHFDKPNPQFDFDASPFRVATHPVPWPADGGPRRAGVSAFGIGGTNAHVVLEEAPPERPSAPPAAAEQLLVLSADTPTALEATSRRLAERLRSLAPDATGLADVAWTLQSGRRERACRAFAVVRGAEEAVAVLEGRDGARPVASTGRPAPREVAFLFSGGGDLAPSPDRYRAEPAYREAVDACRDAAGLGDGAGDLLDRDAPRGGTTARVAAFAHEYARAMAWIRCGVRPHAVLGVGAGVLVAAAVTRVLTVTDAVRLLTDPAHGRTGEAAPALEAALTAALSGRLLGPPRVPVLAAPLGRPFTDEEAADPGQWARAALHTGGELAGRALSALLTGRARVLLDASADGPLLAAARTRPEYTPDHLLLPGSPMGGGHGSDDVATALDTLGRLWLSGAAVRWRHVHGARPRRILPLPPYPYERERHLVEPAREPATAGPTAPESGGRSSVTPDAVTPDAAVPGSGDAAGAPVPAGRPDAGRPEVLPTLLRLYAETLGFSEVAPSDSFFDLGGDSLVAARLVERVREVFPVDVDVLSVFEAPEPAELAATVERLLES, from the coding sequence AGGACCCGGAGGGCTTCTGGCGGAACCTGGTCGGCGGCGTGGAGTCCCTCACCCGCCGGGCCCCGGAGCCGGTGCCCGGCGACCGGGCCGACGGCACGAGCGAGTGGTACACGCCCGCACGCGGCCTGCTCGACGACCCCGAGTGGTTCGACGCCCGCCACTTCAACTACGCCCCGCGGGAGGCCCGCCTCATCAGCCCGCAGCACCGGCTGTTCCTGGAGTGCGCCGAGGAGGCCCTGGAGAGGGCCGGTCAGGATCCGTCGCGCAGCCGGCACGTCTTCGGCGTCTTCGGCGGGGGGACGGACATCGGCTACGCGCAGACGCTGCGCGAACGCCGTCAGGACCTGCCCTCGGTCACCGACTGGGAGATCCTCCTCGGTTCCGCCCCCGACTACCTCGTCTCCCGGGTCGCCTACAAGCTCGGGTTCACCGGGCCGGCCGTCACCGTCCAGACCGCCTGCTCCACCTCCCTGGTCGCCCTGCACACGGCGGTTCGCTCCCTGCTGGCGGGCGAGTGCGACGTCGCGCTGTCGGGCGGCGCGGCCGTCCACGTCCCGGCCAAGGAGAGCCAGTTCACCCCGGGCGGCATCATCTCCGCCCGGGGTGAGTGCCGCGCCTTCGACGCCGAGGCGGACGGGACGGTCGGCGGTGACGGGGTGGGCGTGGTCGTCCTCAAGCGGCTGGCGGACGCGCGGGCGGACGGCGACCCGGTGCTCGCCGTGGTGCGCGGCACCGCGGTCAACAACGACGGCGCCGACCGCGTCGGCTACACGGCCCCGAGCGTGGCGGGGCAGGCGGCGGTGATCCGCGCGGCCCAGCTCGCCGCGGGGGTCGACGCCGCGGGCATCGGGTACGTCGAGGCCCACGGCACCGCCACGCCGCTCGGCGACCCGATCGAACTGACCGCGCTGACCGAGGCGTTCCGTCAGGACACCGATCGAACCGGCTACTGCTGGATCGGTTCCGTGAAGACCAACATCGGCCACACCGACGCCGCCGCCGGGGCCGCCGGCCTCATCAAGACCGTCCTCGCGCTGCAGCACGGACAGGTGCCGCCGAGCCTCCACTTCGACAAGCCCAACCCGCAGTTCGACTTCGACGCCAGTCCCTTCCGGGTCGCCACCCACCCCGTGCCGTGGCCGGCGGACGGCGGGCCGCGGCGGGCGGGGGTCAGCGCGTTCGGTATCGGCGGCACCAACGCCCACGTCGTACTGGAGGAGGCTCCGCCGGAACGGCCCTCCGCGCCGCCCGCCGCCGCGGAGCAGCTGCTGGTGCTGTCCGCCGACACCCCCACGGCCCTGGAGGCGACCTCCCGGCGCCTCGCCGAGCGGTTGCGCTCCCTGGCGCCGGACGCGACCGGTCTCGCCGACGTCGCCTGGACCCTGCAGTCCGGGCGCCGCGAACGCGCCTGCCGGGCCTTCGCCGTGGTGCGCGGGGCGGAGGAGGCCGTCGCGGTCCTCGAAGGCCGGGACGGGGCGCGCCCCGTCGCCTCCACCGGGCGGCCCGCGCCTCGGGAGGTGGCCTTCCTCTTCTCAGGCGGCGGGGACCTTGCGCCGTCGCCCGACCGCTACCGGGCCGAACCCGCCTACCGCGAGGCCGTGGACGCGTGCCGCGACGCCGCCGGGCTCGGGGACGGCGCCGGGGACCTCCTGGACCGCGACGCCCCCCGAGGGGGGACGACCGCGCGGGTGGCCGCGTTCGCCCACGAGTACGCGCGGGCGATGGCCTGGATCCGTTGCGGCGTCCGGCCGCACGCCGTCCTCGGCGTCGGGGCGGGCGTGCTCGTCGCCGCCGCGGTCACCAGGGTCCTGACGGTCACCGACGCCGTCCGCCTCCTCACGGACCCCGCCCACGGCCGGACCGGTGAGGCGGCGCCCGCCCTGGAGGCGGCCCTCACCGCGGCCCTGTCCGGTCGCCTTCTGGGGCCGCCGCGGGTCCCGGTGCTCGCCGCCCCGCTCGGCCGCCCCTTCACCGACGAGGAGGCCGCGGACCCCGGTCAGTGGGCCCGCGCGGCCCTGCACACCGGCGGGGAACTCGCCGGCCGCGCGCTGTCGGCGCTGCTCACCGGCCGGGCGCGGGTCCTGCTGGACGCGTCCGCGGACGGTCCGCTGCTCGCCGCGGCCCGTACCCGCCCCGAGTACACCCCGGACCACCTGCTGCTCCCCGGCTCCCCGATGGGCGGCGGGCACGGATCCGACGATGTCGCCACCGCCCTCGACACCCTCGGCCGGCTGTGGCTGAGCGGCGCCGCGGTGCGCTGGCGGCACGTCCACGGTGCGCGGCCGCGCAGGATCCTGCCGTTGCCCCCGTATCCCTACGAGCGGGAGCGCCACCTGGTGGAGCCGGCCCGGGAGCCCGCCACCGCGGGCCCCACCGCCCCGGAGTCCGGCGGCCGCAGCTCCGTCACCCCGGACGCCGTCACCCCGGACGCCGCCGTCCCGGGCTCCGGCGACGCCGCCGGGGCGCCGGTGCCCGCGGGACGGCCGGACGCCGGCCGGCCCGAGGTCCTGCCCACCCTCCTCCGCCTGTACGCGGAGACCCTCGGCTTCTCCGAGGTCGCGCCCTCGGACAGCTTCTTCGACCTGGGCGGCGACTCGCTCGTCGCGGCCCGTCTCGTGGAGCGCGTCCGCGAGGTGTTCCCCGTGGACGTCGACGTGCTGTCGGTGTTCGAGGCGCCGGAGCCCGCCGAACTGGCAGCCACCGTCGAACGGCTCCTGGAGTCATGA